ACTATTCGAGTACCGCCGGCGGCAGGCTTTTCTTGAGTAGATCGATGATCCAGTCGGGCGACACCTCGTCGTCGACCAATCCCTCGATCGCCACCCCCTTGGCGAGTGCGAGTATGGCGCGAGCCAGGGTGTCCGGTGGCACCGGCAACGGGTTTCCGCTTTCGGCCTCCAGATGCCCGAGCAGGGCGGACAAAGCCTGCCTGGCCATCTGGTCTCGGGCTGCCAGCTGCTGACGCAATTCCGGATTGGCCCGGCCCGATAGCGCGACCTCAGACTTGAGCAACGCCCACCGGCGATCCCCCATCGACTTCGTCAACCAGGTCTCGAAACGTGTGAAGCGCTCGGATGGCGCGTCTGTGGCCACCACCATAATTTCTTGGAACTGGTCCTGCGTGTGCCTGTCAAGAACGGCGAGCGCCAAGTCCTCCTTGCTCTTGAAGTTCGAGTACAGAGCGCCGCGGCTGAACCCCGCCGCCTCGGCCACCTGATCGGTGGACGTCGCCGCATAGCCGTTCTCCAGATACAGCTGGGTCGCCGAATCGATCAGCTTGGCGCGCGTCAGCTCCTGCGACTCCGTGCGACTGAGGCGTTTCGACACGAGCTCAATGTACCGACCACCACCACGCCAGCAGGGGTGATACCCGGCCCTTGACACGAGCCTCCGGGCTTGAAATGCTCACCGCATTCAAATACTGATTGTATTTGGATGCATAGAGTTCACTCAATGAGGAGGGTCATGAGCGCGTATTCAGATCGCCCCGTCGCCGGTTCACGAATCGTTATCACCGGCGCCACCAACGGCATTGGGAAGGAAATCGCCCGAGCGCTGGTTCGGCGCGGAGCGCTGCTGACGCTGGTTCGGCGCGGAGCGCTGCTGACGCTGCTGGCGCGCGATCCCGTCAAGGCGTCCGAGACCGTCCGCGAACTGGCGGCCGAGAACGGAGCGGCATCCGAACCCGAGTTCATCCAGGCCGATCTGGCCGATCTCGATTCGGTACGTGCGGCCGCCCACGAGATCGCCGAGACGCACCCCCGCATCGACACGCTGGTGAACAACGCCGGCATTCACTCCCTGTCCAGCAAGCCCAGCACCGATGGATACGACCTGATGATGGCGACCAACCACCTGGGGCCGTTCCTGTTGACCAATCTGCTGCTCCCGGCGATCACCGCAGCCGAGCGGGCACGGATCGTCATCACGGCGTCCGAGGCGCACAGATCGTGGCCGCGCATCGAAGTGGACCGATTCGCAGAGCCCCGCCGCTACCACGCGATCGGCTCCGAAATCCGGTACGGACAGTCAAAACTGATGAACATCCTGTTCACCCAGGAACTGGCGCGGCGCCTGGAGGGCACCGGGGTGACGGTCAACTGCTTCTGCCCCGGCATGGTTTCGACCGGGCTGGTTCGGGACAGTCGCATTCTCACCACCGCGGCCGGTCTGGCCTCGCGGACGCCTTTCGTGCGGCGCCCCGATCAGGGGGCCCGGATGGGTATCCGATTGGTGCTCGACGAGGATCTCGTCACCACTACCGGACAGTTCTTCACCTCGACCCCCGGTTTGGGCCTGCTGCCCGCCGTCCGGATCCGCTCGAATCAGCAGACGCAGGAGGATCTGTGGCGACGATCGGGCGAGTTGGTGAATCTGTAGGGCCGTGTCCGCTTGGCCACCGCCGCCGTCTTCGGGTACAGAGAAGGCATGCGACTGTGGTCTTTGCATCCGTGCAACCTCGATGCCAAGGGCCTGGTCGCCTGCTGGCGAGAAACCCTGTTGGCGCAAAAAGTATTGCAGGGTCGCACCCGTGGATACCGCAACCATCCGCAGCTGGACCGGTTCAAAACCTTGGAGCAGCCACTCGCCGGGATCGGCGCGTACCTGGTCGGCCTCGTCGATGAGGCCAACCGGCGCGGGTATCGATTCAACCGCGAACTCATCGATGTGCCGGCGACCGTTTCCGAGCCTTTGATCGATGTTCATGGCAAGCAGCTGGACTACGAGCGATGGCTATTGGATACCAAACTGGTGCAACGTGATCCGTCACTTCTCGTGGCCGACAACCCGCTGAGGCTACGCCCGCATCCCGTCTTTCGTCCGGTACGCGGCGAGATCGAAATCTGGGAAAAGGTGCTGCCCTCCTACCCCTCGTGAGGTGTTACCGGCCGGCCAACGTGGCCGCGTACAGCGTGAGCTCGTCGCTTACGTTGTCGATGGTCGCGGCGCGGTCGGTCTCCATCGCTGCCGCGAATCGGTCACGCACCTCTTCGACGGTGAGCCGCGACGAGGTCACTCCCTGTGTCTCACCGAGGAAGACCCGCGCGAATCGCCCGCCGCCGGCGCTGAAACTGACGCCGGAGCACGGCACGTCCTCAGACACCAGGAACGCCGCAACCGGCGCCACCGCAGCAACCGGGAACGTCTCGCGAAGCCAGCTGAGCGTCGGCTCGGGCATGTTTTCCACCATGCGCGTGAATCCGACCGGCAGCAGTGCGTTCACCTTGATGCCGTAGGCCGGTCCCGCAAGCCCCAGATTGGTGGTCATGCCGATCATCCCGGCCTTCGCTGTCGGGTAGGTGCAGGCCTCTCCCTGCCCAAACATGCTGCCGGAGGAGATGTTCAGGATGCGCCCGTATCCCTGGTCGACCATCGCCTTCCACGCCGGGCGCAACACGTTGAAGGGCCCGAGCAGCTGAACGCCGAGAACGGTGTCCACATCCTCGTCGGTGAGTTCGCCAAATGTCTTGATGGGCCCCACGATTCCCGCGTTGTTGATGACGACGTCCACCCGTCCCCAGGCCTCCAGCGCGGCGGCAACGATGGCGCGCCCGCCGTCTCCGGTGGCGACGGTGTTGGTGTCGGCGACGGCTTCACCGCCGAGCGCCCGGATTTCGGCGACGACAGAATTGGCCGGGTTGTCGGAGTTCCCGGTGCCCAAAAGCTCGTCGGGCGATCCGATGTCGTTGACGACGACCTTGGCGCCGCGACTGGCCAACAGCAGGGCGTACTCACGCCCGAGCCCGCCGCCCGCACCGGTGACGATTGCCACCCGCCCGTCGAATCGAATGTCATTCATGCGCTCTCCCGGGTAAACACGCACGCCTCCATCCGGATTCATCTCGACGCTGAGCTGAATCCCCGCCTCGGTAGATACGTTATCGGAAATAACGAATTAAGCGCAAGGGTTATCTCCGATGGAGTGCCGATCGTGTCACGGCCGCGCGAGATCACTCGCCAGTGCCCGACTCTGAGCGACAAATGGCCCCGTCGGCGGGGGCTGTCGCGCATAGCCGGGCACCTCCGGGTGCGCTCTCAGGCCCCGCGAATGGCCCGTGCCACGGCGTCGAGCGCCATCAGCCGCACCACGTCAACGTGAGCAGGAACCTGCCCCGTTGCGGCGGCAACAAACGCGTCACCATCGAATCGCGTGTGCGGCGGCGAGATAGACCGCGACAACCCGTCGTGTGCACCCTGGCTGACGATGTGACAGCCGACCTTGTCCAACTGCGCGTTGGTGATGATGACGCCGATTGTCGTGTGCTGGCGCGAATCACCGAATCCGAATACCTCCGACAGCGCTGCCACCGCGCCCAGCGACACCTCCTCGCCGCCATGGTCGATATCGCCATAGGCATTGACGGCTACCAGGGCTCCGACGATCACCCCTTGGGCAACCACCTCGGCGTATCGCATGCCGCCGTGTTGCCGTCCGGCCGGTCCGCGCCAATGCGAGGTATAGGCGCCGGTGCCTGCGCCGACTCGGCCGATCTCGAAGTGTGGCCCGCCGACGGACGCCCGCGCAGCGCTATACCCTTCACTTGCACCGGGCCGAACGGATGCCTCTCCCACCGCCAAATCGAAGAGCGCGAGCGTCGGGATCACCGGGACGAGCCCGCCAGACGTGGGGACTCCCCTACCCACCTCCTCGAAGAACCGCATGGCGCCGTCTGCGGCCGCCAGCCCGAATGCGGAGCCACCCGTCAGTACCACCGCGTCGATCGCGAGGACAGATTTGTCGGGGGCCAGCGCGGCGAGCTCTCGTGATGCCGGCGCACCACCACGAACCTCACAGGATGCGCACGTGCCCGGCGGCAGGGAAACAACAGTGCAGCCGGTCTCCGCCGCTTCGTTGGTCCAATGGCCCACGCCGACCCGTGGGATGCCGATAGTTCGCGTGTTTCCCATACGGGCCGACGCTACTCAGGCCGCCCCTAGAGTGACAGCGCATCGACGAGCGCGGGCAGCGCGGTGGCCGCGGTAGCGCGCCAGACCAGATCGGCGCGATCGGACAGATCGGTCTCCTGCGGGTTGATCTCGACGACGGTCGCGCCGCGACTCAACGCCAGCTGCGGCAGTCCCGCCGCCGGATACACGATGCCGGAGGTACCGATGAGCAGCATCAGATCACAGTTCTGCGAGTGCGCGACGGCGTCACCGAATTCGACCTCGGGAAGCATCTCCCCGAACCACACGATGCTCGGCCGGACCTTTCCGCCACAGTCACATTCGGGCGGCGCGACCCGCTCCGATTCCGGGGCGGCCACTGCCACGTCGTAACCGGTCCGACACGCGTCGCAATGTGATTTGAGCAGGCTGCCGTGAACATGCGTGACGTTCGTACTGCCGGCGCGTTCGTGAAGGTCGTCGACATTCTGGGTGACAATCCGAACATCGCGGTGAGATCCCCACTGCGCCAACGCACGGTGTCCGTCATTGGGCTGCACGGCCAGTAGCTGAATGCGCCGATTCTGGTACCACGCCCACACCAGCCCCGAGTCCTCCTGCCACGACTCGGGCGTCGCGAGCGTCATCGGGTCGTACTTCGACCACAATCCGGTCTGAGCATCACGGAACGTGGGCAGTCCGCTCTCGGCGGACATACCGGCGCCGGTGAGCACCGTGACAGTACGCGCCGTCGACGCGGCGGCAACCAGTTCCTCGGGGACCTGCGTCTGCTTCATCGGATGAATTCTCACCCAAAGTGACCACCCACGACGAAAATGGGCGTTCCCCAATTATCGAAGCGCGAAATCGGCGTGGGTGATCTTGATTGGGCGTATGGTGCGCTCATCAAGATCGCAAGGGGGCCGATATGGCTGCACCAGGTTGGTATATCGGTCCGCCGGGCAGATTTGCCGCGAACCACGCGCGTTAGTTGACGAGGCCCGGGCTGGCACAGCGGGCGCAAAACTTCACGGCATTGTCGGTGGCGCCACCTTTCGGGTGAGCACCCCAATCTTCACGGGGGGTCACATGACTCTCGGGCAGGCATTCGATCCTCGGCGAAACGCGCTCAACGCCTGGCGACTTGCATTGGCAACAACTGTCATTCTGTGGCACTCCTGGCCGCTCACCGGTCATCGACTGCCGTTTCCAGCCTACGAAGGGTTGCTTGCACAGGTAGGAGTCGACGGATTCTTCGCGCTCTCCGGCTTCCTCATCACCGCCAGCTGGATGCGCAACCCCAATCTGCGTGACTACTTCATCGCCCGGGCGTTGCGCATCTTCCCTGGATTGTGGATATGCCTGGCCATCACCGCATTCGTCATCGCGCCGGTCAGCGTCGCGATCCAGGGCGGCTCGGCGGCAGCCCTGATGGGTTCCCTCAAGCCACTGGAGTACTTCCTCAACAACGCCGTGCTGAATGTGTTCTACGCGGGGATCGACGGAACGCCACGCGACATCCCGTGGCCGGGCATCTGGAATGGGTCGATCTGGACACTCATCTTCGAGTTCGTCTGTTACATCGCGGTGGCCGCCTTAGGCGTGCTGGGAATGCTGAAGCGGCGATGGGTCATTCCGGCCGCCTTCGTGTTGTTCCTTTGTGCCGCAGCATATTTGTCGTACCCGGTGTTCGCGATGGAGACCATTCCTCAGATGGTGGCGCGGTTTGCGCTGATGTTCGCAGCCGGAGCATTGCTGTATCAGTATCGCGACGTGCTTCCCGCGCGCTGGTCACTCGTCGCGATATGCGTTGGCGTTCTGACACTCTCCGGACTGACCTCCAACTATCGAGTCATTGGCGCCTTGCCGCTCGCATATGTCGTCATCATCTCCGGCGCCCTCATCCACGATGAACGACTCACCCTGCGCAACGACCTGTCTTACGGGGTGTACATCTACGCGTTCCCCATCCAGCAGTTGTTGGCCGTTGCCGGGCTCGCCGACCTGAAACCGTTCGTGTTCTTCTTGATTGCTACTGCCGTAACTCTGCCGCTGGCCGCACTGAGCTGGTTCGTCGTGGAGAAACACGCGATGTCGCTCAAGGCCAGGTTCAGGCGCACCCCTGCGCCCTGACGTAAACAGTTGTCGTCTGACGCGTCGGTGCACCGGGCCCGCCGCGGACTACGGACTTCCAAGGGTTCGCATCGCTGAATGGGCGGCCACGCTGATCTTGATCCGCAATACAGCCCACACAGCCAGCAGGAGAAAATCATGACCTTGGACCACACCACCCACCTCGGCGGCCTTGGCGTCGACGAGTTGGTTCCGTCGCGCTACGCGGTGGATGTCGGCGACATCGAGGTGCTGGTGATCAGCGACGGGGTGCTGCCGATCACCGCCTCGACCTTGGCCACCAATGTCGAGGCGGCCGAGCTGGCCTGCTGGCTCGACGGGATGTTCCTGCCGCCCGAGGTGGTCGACTGGCCTCTGAATGTGGTCGTGGTCCGCAGCGCAGAGCAGACCATTCTCGTCGACGCCGGGCTGGGGCTGGAGTTCCCTGACTTCCCCAGGGCCGGGCAGACGGTGATGCGACTGGAGGCCGCGGGTGTGGATCTCGCCTCGGTGACCGACGTAGTGCTCACCCACATGCACATGGACCATGTCGGCGGACTGCTCTCTGCAGGATTGAAGGACCGGCTGCGTCCGGACCTGCGGGTCCATGCGGCGGCCGCGGAGGCCGAGTTCTGGGAGGCACCGGACTTCTCCCACGCCGTCATGCCGGAGCCGATTCCGGACGTGCTGCGCAGGGTCGCCACCCAGTTCCTGGCTGACTACCGCGGCCAGCTGCGGACGTTCGAGACGGAGTACGAGGTTGCGCCCGGCGTGCTGATCTCGCGCACGGGCGGTCATACCCCCGGTCACAGCGTGGTCCGCCTGGAGTCGCGCGGAGAAAAATTGACGTTCGCCGGCGACGCGGTATTCGCTCCCGGGTTCGACAACCCCGAGTGGCAGAACGGTTTTGAACACGATCCGGAAGAAGCGGCCCGCGTGCGCGTTCGTCTCCTGCGGGAGCTGGCGTCGACCGGTGAGGCGCTGGTGGCCACTCACCTACCGTTCCCGTCCGTCTGCCATGTGGCGACAGCTGGCAACGCCTTCCGGTGTGTACCGGCCACCTGGGACTACTGATCGCCCGCCGCTGAAGTGGCGCGTGTGACGGCGAGGTCTCGCGCGCCCTCCAGCGGCGGCACGATGGCCCGGTTGAGGAAGCGCATGAGCGGCGGTGCCAGTGGCCGATACAGCGGGGCGACGTCGGCGCCCATCCCATCCGGTACACGATGCGGCAATTGTTGTCGTCGACCGTCTCGAAGCGCACACGCTCCACGAATGCGGTGAAAACATTGAGGCAGAGTGCACATATCCCCTTACGCATCGGCCGCGGTTGTGGTCCTCTTGCAGTGGCAGTCATGCGCCAACCCGAACGAGGAGCGACGATGATCGAAACACTGACGGACATGCCGAAGGGAGTCGTCGGATTCCGCGTATCCGGCCGCTTGGCGGGCGAGGAGTTGCGCGAGTTCGCACCGAGCATCGAACAGTCCCTGAAGACCGACGAACTGCGCATCGTCGAGGTCATTGCGAGCGACTACGAGGGCTTCGGCCCGGGCGGGCTGGCCCAAGACCTGAAGCTGGGCTTCGGGATGCTCTTCCAACACCATTCGGCCTTCACGAAGATCGCGGTGGTGACCGACAAGGAATGGGTGGCGCACACCCTGCACGCGTTCGCATGGATGATTCCCGGTGAACTCGCCCTGTTCGGGCTCGACGAGCTGGACCGCGCGAAGGCCTGGGCCGCGAGCTGAGCGCGCAGGCAGAAGTCGGGTAGTGCACTACTCGCGCC
The nucleotide sequence above comes from Mycobacteroides saopaulense. Encoded proteins:
- a CDS encoding TetR/AcrR family transcriptional regulator; its protein translation is MSKRLSRTESQELTRAKLIDSATQLYLENGYAATSTDQVAEAAGFSRGALYSNFKSKEDLALAVLDRHTQDQFQEIMVVATDAPSERFTRFETWLTKSMGDRRWALLKSEVALSGRANPELRQQLAARDQMARQALSALLGHLEAESGNPLPVPPDTLARAILALAKGVAIEGLVDDEVSPDWIIDLLKKSLPPAVLE
- a CDS encoding SDR family NAD(P)-dependent oxidoreductase, with product MSAYSDRPVAGSRIVITGATNGIGKEIARALVRRGALLTLVRRGALLTLLARDPVKASETVRELAAENGAASEPEFIQADLADLDSVRAAAHEIAETHPRIDTLVNNAGIHSLSSKPSTDGYDLMMATNHLGPFLLTNLLLPAITAAERARIVITASEAHRSWPRIEVDRFAEPRRYHAIGSEIRYGQSKLMNILFTQELARRLEGTGVTVNCFCPGMVSTGLVRDSRILTTAAGLASRTPFVRRPDQGARMGIRLVLDEDLVTTTGQFFTSTPGLGLLPAVRIRSNQQTQEDLWRRSGELVNL
- a CDS encoding pyrimidine dimer DNA glycosylase/endonuclease V, giving the protein MRLWSLHPCNLDAKGLVACWRETLLAQKVLQGRTRGYRNHPQLDRFKTLEQPLAGIGAYLVGLVDEANRRGYRFNRELIDVPATVSEPLIDVHGKQLDYERWLLDTKLVQRDPSLLVADNPLRLRPHPVFRPVRGEIEIWEKVLPSYPS
- a CDS encoding SDR family NAD(P)-dependent oxidoreductase, which produces MNDIRFDGRVAIVTGAGGGLGREYALLLASRGAKVVVNDIGSPDELLGTGNSDNPANSVVAEIRALGGEAVADTNTVATGDGGRAIVAAALEAWGRVDVVINNAGIVGPIKTFGELTDEDVDTVLGVQLLGPFNVLRPAWKAMVDQGYGRILNISSGSMFGQGEACTYPTAKAGMIGMTTNLGLAGPAYGIKVNALLPVGFTRMVENMPEPTLSWLRETFPVAAVAPVAAFLVSEDVPCSGVSFSAGGGRFARVFLGETQGVTSSRLTVEEVRDRFAAAMETDRAATIDNVSDELTLYAATLAGR
- a CDS encoding P1 family peptidase, whose product is MGNTRTIGIPRVGVGHWTNEAAETGCTVVSLPPGTCASCEVRGGAPASRELAALAPDKSVLAIDAVVLTGGSAFGLAAADGAMRFFEEVGRGVPTSGGLVPVIPTLALFDLAVGEASVRPGASEGYSAARASVGGPHFEIGRVGAGTGAYTSHWRGPAGRQHGGMRYAEVVAQGVIVGALVAVNAYGDIDHGGEEVSLGAVAALSEVFGFGDSRQHTTIGVIITNAQLDKVGCHIVSQGAHDGLSRSISPPHTRFDGDAFVAAATGQVPAHVDVVRLMALDAVARAIRGA
- a CDS encoding SIR2 family NAD-dependent protein deacylase codes for the protein MKQTQVPEELVAAASTARTVTVLTGAGMSAESGLPTFRDAQTGLWSKYDPMTLATPESWQEDSGLVWAWYQNRRIQLLAVQPNDGHRALAQWGSHRDVRIVTQNVDDLHERAGSTNVTHVHGSLLKSHCDACRTGYDVAVAAPESERVAPPECDCGGKVRPSIVWFGEMLPEVEFGDAVAHSQNCDLMLLIGTSGIVYPAAGLPQLALSRGATVVEINPQETDLSDRADLVWRATAATALPALVDALSL
- a CDS encoding acyltransferase family protein, producing MTLGQAFDPRRNALNAWRLALATTVILWHSWPLTGHRLPFPAYEGLLAQVGVDGFFALSGFLITASWMRNPNLRDYFIARALRIFPGLWICLAITAFVIAPVSVAIQGGSAAALMGSLKPLEYFLNNAVLNVFYAGIDGTPRDIPWPGIWNGSIWTLIFEFVCYIAVAALGVLGMLKRRWVIPAAFVLFLCAAAYLSYPVFAMETIPQMVARFALMFAAGALLYQYRDVLPARWSLVAICVGVLTLSGLTSNYRVIGALPLAYVVIISGALIHDERLTLRNDLSYGVYIYAFPIQQLLAVAGLADLKPFVFFLIATAVTLPLAALSWFVVEKHAMSLKARFRRTPAP
- a CDS encoding MBL fold metallo-hydrolase; protein product: MTLDHTTHLGGLGVDELVPSRYAVDVGDIEVLVISDGVLPITASTLATNVEAAELACWLDGMFLPPEVVDWPLNVVVVRSAEQTILVDAGLGLEFPDFPRAGQTVMRLEAAGVDLASVTDVVLTHMHMDHVGGLLSAGLKDRLRPDLRVHAAAAEAEFWEAPDFSHAVMPEPIPDVLRRVATQFLADYRGQLRTFETEYEVAPGVLISRTGGHTPGHSVVRLESRGEKLTFAGDAVFAPGFDNPEWQNGFEHDPEEAARVRVRLLRELASTGEALVATHLPFPSVCHVATAGNAFRCVPATWDY
- a CDS encoding SpoIIAA family protein, whose amino-acid sequence is MIETLTDMPKGVVGFRVSGRLAGEELREFAPSIEQSLKTDELRIVEVIASDYEGFGPGGLAQDLKLGFGMLFQHHSAFTKIAVVTDKEWVAHTLHAFAWMIPGELALFGLDELDRAKAWAAS